The sequence GCAGCGAGGGCTGTCGCTCTGGACAGGCGTCAGTCGGCCACGATCTCTATCGAGGTTGGAATCCAGAACGGCACGATGGCGATCTTTATCGCGACGACCCTTTTGAAACAGCCGGAGATGTCTATCGCGCCCGCCATTTACAGCCTCATCATGTTTGCGACGGGCGGCTGGATGATCTATTGGTTTGGGCGCCGATTGCCCGCGCGGCAGTGAGCGGGGAGGCCGGGGACATCAAGAACGGCTTAGGGCCCGGCGCGATCTCCACAGCGAGGTCGCGGACGCATGGCCCAGCCTCAAGGGATCGATAGCGCTCTAACGCCAGCCCGGAGTCCCTCGACCTATAAGGGATACAAGGGATCGATCGTTATCGGTGGGTCGAACGCTGAGTCTCCACACGATACAGGAGAGGCGTGTTGCAGACGCTGCGCTCGTCCCGGCGTCCTACGGAGGCGGCAGACGTTTTCTATGCTCCCACTGATTCGGCTCGCGGGGACGCTCGCCCTCCCGGGTTGATTCGTACTCAAAATTGTGCTACATTCTCGCAAAAGGCCGTTAAACCCTTGTATCCTTTTGTCCGCATTGTGTCGAGATTCCTGCCTTGCGCCCTCGTCCCTCTCTGAGGACGCCAGGCTGCAGGCTGGTCGACCGGTCTCTCAATGTACCGCCAGCGTCCTCGCCGGCGGATGTTCGGGCCGCCGGGACGGCGGCGGTACTTAGGCTTTCTATACAGGTGCACAGATTCCCGTTTGGCTCGCGGGGAGCCGGAGGCAGACCCTCCGCACCCAACGGCGGGCGCGGCGGGATAGATCAACTTAGACTTTTCCGGCCAGCCCCTTTAGCGCCCAACCCTCCACAATCTATAAGGGCGTCGGACAGGTCGAAAATTGTCGCCAAAGGGCTTGACAAACGCCCCCGGCGACAGGTAGACTGGCGTCCTTAATCTATCAAGGAGGTCGAGCCGATGATCATGACAAAGCGATGGTTTCTAGACTCGGGCAGCCCTACGCCGCTCGCCTCCCAGCACGAGTTCCGCTGAGTTCGGTTTAATCCCCCATAAAGCAGCATCCCAATGGGCGTGCCGGGAAGCCAAAGCCCCCGACATCATTGTTGCCGTTATGACCCCAAAAGGAATGCATTATGGAAGGATTGATAGAACAAGCACGAATCGGAGACCGAAAAGCCAGGCGCGAGCTGTACGAAAGCTTGCGCGAGCGCATCGAGCGCATGGCCAGACACTACGCGCTGCGGTGCGGAGAAGACGCCTGCGACCTGCGACAAGAAGCCTGGCTCGTCGTCTGGGAAAGTTTGCAGACCGTCGATACATCGATCGGCGACCCCAGACAATATCTGCTAAAGCGCGCCAAATGGCGCATGCTCGACTACATTAAGTACAACCGAAGGCGCCGGCACGACGCGTTGGACGGCGCCGAGGATTCGACCTATGGCTGTGCCGAAACCGAAGCCGTCAGCTCGGCGCACTGCACTCAGTTCATCCAAGGACTGACCGCGCGGCAACAGGCGATCGTCCAAAGGCTGTTGGAGGGCGATACCTGGCGCGAAGCGGGCGAGCGGCTCGGATGCACTTCGGCCAATGTCGCGTACCATATACGACAGATACAGAGCGCCTATCATCGATATGATCGCGAACGGGACGAGGAAACGAGCATGGCGACAACCCTGGAGACCGTATGAAGAACCTGACGACGACGGAAGTCGACTCTCGAGCGCTCATTTCGCTCGAGACCGACCTCCTGGACGACGGTCGATATGGATCGAGACGGTTAGAGGTCGATGCCGAGTCGGTCAAAGTGTGGGAGGCCAACGGCGCTCTGGCCTGCAACATTCCTATCGCCGAGATCGCATCCGCGCGCAACGAACCGCTGGTGGGCGGCGGACGGTTGGAAGTCTCCGCTAAAGACGGAGCAATCCTCCCCATCATTAGTTACTCGATGACCCTCGCCGCTCAATTCTCCGAGGCGGCGCGGGGCATCGAGCAGTTGGCCAACGGCCAAGAGCTTTCGATCAATTTGAGCCAAAAGCGCCTAAGGTGCGAAAAGTGCAATCGCCTATTGCCCGAGCGCGACGGCGTCTGCCCGGCCTGCGTCAATCGCGGCAAGACCATGATGCGCATCGCCCGCTTTATGAAGCCCTACCACAAGCCCGCGATCGTGCTGGCGCTGCTCTCGCTGGGGACCACGGCCATAAACCTTCTGCCGCCACTGATCCAAGGCAAGCTGATCGACACCGTGCTGACAGCCAAAGAGGGCGCGAGTTTGCTGTTTGTCCTGGTTGGCGCATGGGCGAGCGCTCTGTTGGTTGGCGCTGCCGTCCAAGTGGCCACCGGACGCACCATCTCCTATTTGGCCGGGCATATAGCCGCAGACTTGAGAAGCGCGGTCTACCAAGCGATCGAGAAGCTCCAGATCGCCTTTTTCGACCGAAAGCAGGTCGGCGCCATCGCTAGCCGCGTTACGCACGATACGGACCGAGTTTGGGGCTTCTTGGTCGAAGGCGTGCCGTACTTCCTGCTCAACGGTCTGCTTCTGATCGGGATCATGGTCTTTCTTGTTTGGACCAGCCCTTTGCTGGCCGTCTGCGTGCTGGCGCCGGCGCCTATCGTGGCGATCATCGGCGCGGCCTTTTGGCGTTCGCTCTCGCAGCGCTTTCACAAGGTCGGACAAAAATGGGCGCGCTTCCACATGCATCTGAACGAGTCGCTCAGCGGCATCCGGGTCGTCAAGGCCTTTGCGCGAGAACAGCACGAGTACGACAAGTTTCTGACCCGCAACTATGAGCTTCGGGACAGCGGCGTAACCGCGGACAAGAGCTGGTACACGATCTTTGGCGCCATGACCTTCTTTACCGGCCTTGGGGCGGTCATCAACTGGCTGGTAGGCGGATACATGGTTTACGAAGGCGCTCTTACTCTCGGCGAGTTCTGGCGCGTCAACGCCTTTCTGGGCTTGATCTACGGCCCGCTCACCTGGTTCGCACAAGTCAACAACTGGTTTTCTCGCGCCATGGCGGGCGCCGAACGAATCTTCGAGATCATCGACGGCGAGACCGAGCGATACGCCGAAGAAGGCGTCAGAAAGGAGATCTCTGGCGAAGTGCGATTCGACAACGTGCGATTCGGCTACGACAAATCGAACCCCGTCATCAAGGGCGCTTCCTTCGTGGCCAAACCAGGCGAGATGATCGGCCTGGTCGGTAAATCCGGCGCGGGAAAATCGACCACTATCAACCTGATCTGCCGATTCTACGAACCCGATTCCGGTTCGATTCTGGTGGATGGCATCGACTATCGCGATTACGCCTTGCAAGACTTTCGCCGCCAAATCGGCGTGGTGCTGCAGGAGCCCTTTCTCTTCAACGGCTCCGTCCGAGAGAACATCGCCTATGGCAAAAAGGGAGCCACGTTAGACGAGGTGATCGAAGCCGCCCGCGCCGCCAACGCGCACGACTTTATCCTTGCTAAGCCCGACGGTTACGACACTCTGGTCGGCGAGCGCGGCGCCAAATTGAGCGGCGGCGAGCGTCAGCGCATCAGCATCGCCCGAGCCATCCTGCACGACCCCAAAATCCTGATTCTGGACGAGGCCACATCGTCGGTCGATGTCGAAACCGAACGA is a genomic window of Armatimonadota bacterium containing:
- a CDS encoding ABC transporter ATP-binding protein yields the protein MKNLTTTEVDSRALISLETDLLDDGRYGSRRLEVDAESVKVWEANGALACNIPIAEIASARNEPLVGGGRLEVSAKDGAILPIISYSMTLAAQFSEAARGIEQLANGQELSINLSQKRLRCEKCNRLLPERDGVCPACVNRGKTMMRIARFMKPYHKPAIVLALLSLGTTAINLLPPLIQGKLIDTVLTAKEGASLLFVLVGAWASALLVGAAVQVATGRTISYLAGHIAADLRSAVYQAIEKLQIAFFDRKQVGAIASRVTHDTDRVWGFLVEGVPYFLLNGLLLIGIMVFLVWTSPLLAVCVLAPAPIVAIIGAAFWRSLSQRFHKVGQKWARFHMHLNESLSGIRVVKAFAREQHEYDKFLTRNYELRDSGVTADKSWYTIFGAMTFFTGLGAVINWLVGGYMVYEGALTLGEFWRVNAFLGLIYGPLTWFAQVNNWFSRAMAGAERIFEIIDGETERYAEEGVRKEISGEVRFDNVRFGYDKSNPVIKGASFVAKPGEMIGLVGKSGAGKSTTINLICRFYEPDSGSILVDGIDYRDYALQDFRRQIGVVLQEPFLFNGSVRENIAYGKKGATLDEVIEAARAANAHDFILAKPDGYDTLVGERGAKLSGGERQRISIARAILHDPKILILDEATSSVDVETERQIQEALGRLIQGRTTFAIAHRLSTLRNATRLIVLEQGEIVETGTHAELMEKQGVFYNLVQAQSAINEIIGVGL
- a CDS encoding sigma-70 family RNA polymerase sigma factor, translating into MEGLIEQARIGDRKARRELYESLRERIERMARHYALRCGEDACDLRQEAWLVVWESLQTVDTSIGDPRQYLLKRAKWRMLDYIKYNRRRRHDALDGAEDSTYGCAETEAVSSAHCTQFIQGLTARQQAIVQRLLEGDTWREAGERLGCTSANVAYHIRQIQSAYHRYDRERDEETSMATTLETV